A region of the Blattabacterium cuenoti genome:
CAGGACTATACAAAAATGATGTAATAAAAATGAGTCTTTTCACAAAAAAGATCCAATTCAAGGAAATATTAATTGATCGTTTTTATCTTAAAATAAATTCCTTTGTAAAGAATAAAATTCAGTTATATATCAAAAAAATATCATTTAATAATTTTTTATCTAAAAAAATAGATCTTTCCATTTTTGACAAAAAAAACTTTTTAATAATCAATTTCAATTTTTTTTTCAAATTCAAAAAAAAAGAATTTCAAAAACAAACACTAAATTTTCTTTTTAAAAAAATTAATTATAATAGGAATTTTTGGATTTTTTTTATACTACCTTCCAAATTGAATATCAATGGATATGATTGGTTTATTATCAATCAAATGAATAGGAATATAGGGAAAATAAAAATAGACTTGGAAAATAAAAAATATATCATTGATAATATCATATTATCATCAGATAATGATCATGAAAAAATTGTCATCAAATCTTCTTTTCATCAAGAAAATGATATGAAATTTAAAATATTATTGAATAATATTCAATTAAAAAAAATACTTCCAAAAAAAGACTTTATGATAAATGGTTATGCAAATGGCATTTTGGTTTTTAAAGTGGGTTTAAAAAAAATTGAACCCAATAATATAAATATCAATATTAAAAATATTTCAATTGAAAAAAAGGTTCTTGGAAATTTTTTTATTCGTTCTAAAAATAATTCTGAAATTCATGGGATATTGAAGAATAAAGACTCTTCTGAAATTTTTTCATTTTCTGGAAATATTAATAACGAATTCAAAAAAAAATATAAACTCAATTGGAAGGTAAGTATTAAAAATTTCAACATAAGTGATTTCCCTTTTTTATGGAAAAAAATGGATAGTGAAGCTAGAGGTTTTATTTCCGGAAAAATACGAATTTTTGGAAGATTAGAAAATCCGCATTATTTTGGAAAATTAGAACTTAAAAAAGTTGGAATAAAAATCAATTCTATAAATACGGATTATGAAATGACCAGTCCAGCCTATATAAGTCTTTTTTATAAATCCTGCATTTTAAAAAACTTTTCTTTTAGAGACATAAAATACAATACAACAGGATGCATAAATGGAGTTTTTTTCCATAAAAATTTTTTGAAATGGAATGGATATCTATCTATAGATACCAAAAAATTACTTGTTTTAAATACAGAAAAAAAACCTAATACATCTTTTTTTGGAAAAATTTTTTCTAAAGGAGAGATTCAAATAATCAAAAAAAATGATGATGTAAACATTTGCATGGAAAAAGGAAACATTTTAAGTTCTTCTCATTTATATATTAATCCAAATGGATCTTCCAAAAATCAAAAGAAAGATTTTATTGAGTTGATGGATCCTAATATTCATCCAAATAAGAAAATAAAAAAAATTGAAAATAAAGAGGACTCCCTATCTTTAAACATAAAAACAGATATAGATGAAAAAACAAAAGTATCCATATTATTAGACGATAAATTAGAAAATTTTCTGGAATTAAGAGGAAAGGGTTTTCTTATTTTAGAAAAAAAGCCCAAAAAAAAAGTCCAAATAAGTGGAAAATATTTCGTTACGGATGGCCGCTATCATTTTTCCAATCAAGAAAAAATCCCAATTATGAATTGGAAACAAGATCTAACATAATAGAATATATGGACTTGTCCAATTATTATCCTAACCATGAAAATCTAATATTGACAGAATGTAAAAATGAATCTTCATGGAAACATACAGAAACCTCATATAAGTAGGAATATTCTTTTTCAGAAAGAATCATGAAAATGAGAAAAGAAGTATTCAATTTTTATCTATTTTAACTAGCGGAATTATTTATACCATATCGTTGGAAGATTTTATAGATAGGAAAAGATTTTCTGTATAAAAAATATCTTGAAAAAGAAGGAAATAGGTCTTCAAAAGAAAGTTTTGTATCTTGGTATTTTTAATACCTTTATTCAAAAAAAAAAATATATAACAATGATTCTAAGATATAATACAGACGAAATAGACAATACCATTGTCAGAAAACTGAATATAAATGCTAGAACCCCATATACTGAAATCAGTAAACAAATAAGCGAAGAAATTAAACCCTTATCAGTTGGAACTGTTCATGTCAGAGTGAAAAAATTAGAAGAGGCTGGAATCATAAAAGGAAGTACTTTGATAATAGGCTATGAATCATTAGGGTTTCATCTAATTGCTTTTGTTGGAATATTATCCGATTCTAGAGAATCAAAATTAGTCAAAGAAGAACTAAAAAAAATTCCTAATATTGTCCAATTATATATTACTTCCGGTAAGTATAATCTTTTTTGTCGAATTATAGCTAGAGATCCTTCAGATGCTAGAGATGTGATTTCTAAAATTGGAGAAATAAAAGGAGTACTTAGAACAGAATCTACGATTTGTTTAGAAGAAAGTATTAATGATGAAAATAGATTACTTTCTAATATTTTACAAAAAAAGAAACCCTCTTATAAGAAAAAAAAAACATAATTTTCTCATTCGATTAGAGACATAAAATACAATTAATTTGAAAATATAGAAAATTTTCTTTGTCATGTTTTAGTATTCTTATTTTTTCATCCTTCCAAAAAATTGCATAGCTTCAATTTTTTATTAAGGAAATGGCTAAATTCTTAAGATTTTATACATATAAAAATATCGTAGATAAGATTTTCGTTACTCTTATTGCAATCTTATCATTAACATTTTTTTTCCCAAAAAAAGAGATTTTTAAATATGAATTTTCTAAAGGGAAAATTTGGAATCACGAAGATTTATTTTCCCCATTTCATTTGATAGTTCCAAAAAATGAACGAGATATTTTTTTGGAAATGAAAAAATTAGAAGAGAATAAAAGTCATTTTTTTGATAAAAAACCACATGTAATCAGAAAAATAAAAAAAAAATTAAAGAAAATTTCCTTCATAAGAAAAAATAAATTCTTATATAACAAATCTCGTAAGATTATCAACACGATATACCGATATGGATATTTAGATGCCAAGCTTGTTCCTAAGAATAATCTTCTTTTTTTTTATAAAGAAAAAAAATATGGGATTCCCGTATCGTCTAATAAGATTTACACTTCTCAAAAAGTAAATAATCTTCTTGACAAGAAAATAAAAAATAACTATCGTTTAAAACGAACATTAAAAAAAATGATAGTTCCAAATCTTTATTATAAAAGAGACTATACGGAAGATATTTTTCATGAAAAAGTGAAGTCCATTATTAGAATAAAACGAACTATTGCAAAAGGAGAAAAAATTATTAGAAAAAATGAGGTTATCAATGGAGAAAAGTTTCAAATTTTATCCTTATTTAGAGAGGAATATGAGACTAAAGTATGGAATCAAAAAAAGGACTATGGTTTAATTTTAGGATATTTTTTAATAATCAGTACGATATTTTTGATACTGTTTTTATATCTTTTTTATTTTCAGAATAAAATATTTCAAAATAACAGAGAAATAAATTTTTTGATAATTAATATATTATTAATATCGTCAATAACAATTATAACCTTAAAATATCATTCTAAAATATTATATCTAATTCCTTTTTGTATTCTTCCCATAAGCATTCGTGCTTTTTTTAATTTAAACTTGAGTCTTATTATCCACTTGACAACAATTTTACTATTATCCTTAATTACGCCAAATAGTTTCGAATTTATCTTTCTTCAAGTTATTACAGGTTTTTTAGTCCTTTTAACAAAAAAAAACATTTATAAAATGGCCAACCTATTTATTTCGATAGGAAAAATAACTATTACTTATATAATAATTTTTTGTTCTTTAACTTTAATCAGAAAAGGATCATTAGAAAGTATTTCCTTGTATTCTTTTTCCTTATTTTTTTTTAGCGGTGTATTGACTTTATTTGTTCATCCATTGATATTTCTTTTCGAAAAATTATTTAATCTGACTTCAGATATTTCCTTATTAGAACTTTCCGATACTAATACCCCTATTTTAAGATTGCTCTCTCAAAAAGCTCCAGGAACTCTTCAACATGTTTTAACAGTAGCGAATATAGCAGAAGAAGCAGCGGTTTCTATTGGAGCTAATTCTTTATTAACAAGAATAGGAGCCATTTATCATGATATAGGAAAAATAAAAAATTCTATTTTTTTTACCGAAAATCAACATAACCTCCTATTAAATCCTCATGAAAAACTAAGTCCAAAAGAAAGCGCAAAAATTATTTTGGAACATGTGACAATTGGAATAGAATTAGCAAAAAAATATCATTTACCTGATACCATTACGGATTTTATACGCACACATCACGGAAATAGTATTATTCATTATTTTTATGAAAAGCAAAAAGAAAAATGTCCAAATATGATGGTCGATGAAAAAAAATTCCAATATTCTGGACCTAAACCATTTTCTAAAGAAACAGCTATTGTGATGATATGTGATTCTATAGAAGCCGCCTCTAAAAGTATAAAAAATCCATCTAATAAAGATCTAGAAAATTTAGTAGAAAATATTATTAATAAACAGAAAAAAGAAAATCAATTTTCTAATGCAGATATAACTTTGAAAGAAATAGAAAAAATAAAAAAAGTTCTTCAAAAGAAATTGATAAATATTTATCATACTAGAATAGAGTATCCTAACTAAATAATCAGTCAATTTATCTGAATAGATTTGTTTATTAAATGGATCTATTTTAGATTTGTAGAAAGACTTCTTGGAGAGTTGCCGGAGTGGTTAACGGAACAGTTTGCTAAACTGTCGGTATGATAAATACTGCGTGGGTTCGAATCCCACATTCTCCGCAAAAAAACGGGGTATGGCGTAGTTTGGTTATCGCGCCTGGTTTGGGACCAGGAGATCGTAGGTTCAAATCCTGCTACCCCGACCGGTGGGGTTTTGTAGATCACGTAGCTCAAATGGATAGAGCAACTGCCTTCTAAGCAGTCGGTCGCAGGTTCGAATCCTGTCGTGATCATTTTTTCGGTTATTCAGATGTTTTTTTAGATACTTTTTCTTTTAAAACTTCATCTATCATTCCGTATTTTTTAGCCTCTTCAGAAGTCATCCAATAATCTCTATCAGCATCTTTTTCTATTTTTTCTATAGGTGATCCCGAATGAATAGCGATAATTTCATAAAGTTCTCTTTTTAACTTTAAAATTTCACGAACTGTAATTTCAATATCTGAAGCTTGTCCATGTGTTCCACCCATAGGCTGATGAATCATCACTCTAGAATGTTTTAATCCAGATCTTTTATTTTTTTCTCCAGAACAAAGCAAAACAGCTGCCATGGAAGCTGCCATTCCTGTACATATAGTGGCTACATCTGGTTCTACAATTTGCATTGTATCATATATTCCCAACCCAGCATGGACATCTCCTCCTGGAGAATTAATATAGATTTGTATATCCTTCAAAGAATCTACAGATTGCAAAAACAATAATTGTGCTTGTACAATATTGGCTACTTGATCCTCTATAGGAGTTCCTAAGAAAATAACACGATCCATCATTAAACGAGAAAAAACATCCATTTGAGCTACATTTAATTTACGTTCTTCAACAATATAAGGAGTCATCAATTTAATATATTGATCAATAGTCAAACTATTGATTCTTTGATGTTTTATTGCATATTTCTTAAATTCTTCCGAATGTTTTTTATGATAGTCCATATTTTTTATATACAAATTTATTCATAATTACTTACTATATATTCATCTCCTGTCCTGAATAAAAAAATTCTAATAAAAAATTGGACAAAAAAAAAGCAGAAATTAGAAACCGAATAAAAAAAATTGAATTTGTACAAGAAATTAGTTATTCAAACCATAATCTATTTGATAGGATCCATTTTTCCCAAGATTATTAATTATGCTTTTTTAAAATTTTTTACAAAATCTTTAAGAAGAGAAGAATTTTCTCTTTATACGGATATGTATGCTCTATCTTTTATAGTCATAGGATTTCTTTCTTTTGGATTAGAAAATACCTATTTCAGATTTATATCTAAAAAAGACCACAACAATGAAGTCGTTTTTTCAACCGGCTTTGTTGTTCAATTTTTGATAACTTCTTTTTTTTTAATACTTTCAGTTAATTCGATAAAATATTTAGTTTCTATTGCTGGATATAAAAATCATCCAGAATATTTTTTCATGTTTTTTTTAATTATATTTTTTGATACTATTTGTATTCTTCCTATGGCTTGGCTTCGTGCTAATGAAATGGCTTTAAAATACACTACGATAAATGTTATAAATATATTATTGCAATCCACTATGATAATATATATGTTTTCTTTTTATACCCAAAAAAATACTTTTTTTTCTTCCATTTTTGAGTTAGTTAATTCTTTTACAGATAAAACAGGCTACATTTTTTTTGCAAATATGGTTTCATCTTTAAGTAATTTTCTTTTAATTATGCCTATCCTTTTTAAAAAAGTTACCATAAGAAAGTTTAATAAAATTCTTGCCAAAAAGATGTTAAATTATGGAATTCCAATTATGCTTGGAACTATAGCTTTTTCTATTAATGAAAATCTTGATAAAATTCTGATTAAAAGATGGCTTTCTGATGAAATAAATGGGGCCTATTCTGCTTGTTATAAAATAGCGTCTTTTATGAGTTTATATATTCGTGCATTTCGATTAGGGATCGAACCTTTTTTTTTTAAAAAATCTGAAGATGCTGATGCAAAATATTTTTACGAAAAAATCACCTATTTTTTTATCATATTTGGTTTAATATTTTACGTATTAATATGTGGAAATCTTTCTATTCTTATAAAATTCTTAATTGATAAAAAATATCATCTCGCCATCTCTATTATTCCAATAGTAATGATGGGGAACCTATTTCTAGGAATATATACAAATTTATCCATTTTCTACAAAATTATAGATAAGCCTATTATTGGAACTTATATCTCTTTAGTAGGAGTATTGATCACCGTTTTATTTAATATAGTGTTTATCCTCATTCCTCATAGCAGTTTTATGATTCCGGCTTGGGGAACACTTGCTTCTTATGGAAGTATGGTTTTAGTTCTATATTTTTGGGGGAAAAAAAATTTCCTTAAATTTTTCAGAAAAACTTGGAAGATTGTCATTCACTTATTATTTGCCCTTTTTTTAGTGGTCTATATGGTTCATCATGAAAATAGGATAGAAATTAGTATTTTTTTACAATTTTTGTATATAATTATTGTCTTCTTATTCGAAAAAAAGAATTTAAAAAATAAATAGAAAAATAAATTTTGCATAAAAAAAATAATCAATACTCATATGTATTAAAAGCGGATGTTGAGAAATCCATATACATAAATTTCTTGGGAAGAAAATTAATCCCAACGGGTCTTTATGTTAAGTTATATAAACTTAAAAGAAAAAATTTTTTTATTAAAAGAAAATTAATAAAGACTGTTACTATTTGTTTGATTCATTTTTCTGAAAAAAAAAAAATCTCCGTTCTATCTACACAGAAATACAAATAGTATTCATCAACCTTTCTTTAAAACCAATTCTCATTAAACCTGATCAAAAAATAGCTATAATGGAAATTTATCAAAAAAATGAAATACAATGGAAAAAATGCTCCATTCTCAATCAAAGTATAAGAGGAGAAAATAGTTTTGGAAGTACCGGAATATAAAATAAAATGGATCTTAATCTCATTTAACTTATTTCATTTGATTATGAAAATCATAATTCCTATGGCAGGAGAAGGAACCCGTCTCCGTCCACATACTTTAAACACTCCTAAACCATTGATTCCTATAGTAGGAAAACCAATCTTGAAAAGACTAATAGAAAGTTTTTCTAGATTGATTGAAATTTTTTCTATAAAAGAAATAGTTTTCATTATAGGAGATCTCGGAAAAAAAATAGAAAAACAATTAATAAAAATTTCTAATGAGATAGGACTCCCTGGTGTTATATATTATCAGGAAAAACCACTAGGAACTGCGGACGCATTACTTAAGGCAAAAAAATCTTTAAATGGACCTATAATTATTGCTTTTTCTGATACTTTATTTCATCATGAAAAATTTCGAATAGATGCGAAAATAGATAATCTCATCTGGACAAAAAGAGTTCAAAATCCTCACTTATTTGGAATTGTAAAATGTGATCCCTCAGGTTTAATTACTCATTTTATGGAAAAACCAAAAAACAATGTATCTAATTTAGCTATTATCGGCATATATTATTTTAAAAACAGTTCTCTTTTAGAACAAGAATTACAATATCTACTAGATCATAATATTAAAAATGAAAAAGAATATCAATTAACCTCAGCTCTAGAAAATATGAGAAAGAAAGGGATTCCATTTTTTAGTAAAGAAGTTCAGAAATGGATGGATTTTGGAAATCCAAAAAAAATTATTTCTTCCAATTCTAAAATATTGTCTCTTGAATCCAAAAAAGAAGAATTAATTCACAAAAAAGCAATTATAAAAAACAGTGTCATAATCAAACCTTGTTTTATAGGAGAGAATACTACTATTGAAAATAGCCTCATTGGTCCTTATGTATCAATAGGAAAATTTACGAAAATAAAAAATAGTAATATTGAAAAATCAATTATTCAAGATCATACAAAAATTATATATGCAAATATTTCTAATTCTATGATTGGAAATCACACTTCTTATATAGGAAAAACAAAAAAAGTTAACTTAGGAGATTATTCTATGTTAAATTTTTAGTTCAAAAATTTCTGTATAAATCGGATTAAAATAATTTTTTTATATTTGGAATAAAATTTCCATCTTCATGGGTTTTTTTGTTATTTTTTCTATACTACTTGGAACATTTGGAACCACAGAAATTGTGGTTATTGTTATTCTTGCACTTTTACTTTTCGGGGGTAAAAAAATACCAGAATTAATGAAAGGATTAGGTACAGGATTGAAAGAGTTTAGAAAGGC
Encoded here:
- a CDS encoding HD family phosphohydrolase gives rise to the protein MAKFLRFYTYKNIVDKIFVTLIAILSLTFFFPKKEIFKYEFSKGKIWNHEDLFSPFHLIVPKNERDIFLEMKKLEENKSHFFDKKPHVIRKIKKKLKKISFIRKNKFLYNKSRKIINTIYRYGYLDAKLVPKNNLLFFYKEKKYGIPVSSNKIYTSQKVNNLLDKKIKNNYRLKRTLKKMIVPNLYYKRDYTEDIFHEKVKSIIRIKRTIAKGEKIIRKNEVINGEKFQILSLFREEYETKVWNQKKDYGLILGYFLIISTIFLILFLYLFYFQNKIFQNNREINFLIINILLISSITIITLKYHSKILYLIPFCILPISIRAFFNLNLSLIIHLTTILLLSLITPNSFEFIFLQVITGFLVLLTKKNIYKMANLFISIGKITITYIIIFCSLTLIRKGSLESISLYSFSLFFFSGVLTLFVHPLIFLFEKLFNLTSDISLLELSDTNTPILRLLSQKAPGTLQHVLTVANIAEEAAVSIGANSLLTRIGAIYHDIGKIKNSIFFTENQHNLLLNPHEKLSPKESAKIILEHVTIGIELAKKYHLPDTITDFIRTHHGNSIIHYFYEKQKEKCPNMMVDEKKFQYSGPKPFSKETAIVMICDSIEAASKSIKNPSNKDLENLVENIINKQKKENQFSNADITLKEIEKIKKVLQKKLINIYHTRIEYPN
- a CDS encoding Sec-independent protein translocase subunit TatA/TatB, which codes for MGFFVIFSILLGTFGTTEIVVIVILALLLFGGKKIPELMKGLGTGLKEFRKASENENLEE
- a CDS encoding Lrp/AsnC family transcriptional regulator; the protein is MILRYNTDEIDNTIVRKLNINARTPYTEISKQISEEIKPLSVGTVHVRVKKLEEAGIIKGSTLIIGYESLGFHLIAFVGILSDSRESKLVKEELKKIPNIVQLYITSGKYNLFCRIIARDPSDARDVISKIGEIKGVLRTESTICLEESINDENRLLSNILQKKKPSYKKKKT
- the clpP gene encoding ATP-dependent Clp endopeptidase proteolytic subunit ClpP, giving the protein MDYHKKHSEEFKKYAIKHQRINSLTIDQYIKLMTPYIVEERKLNVAQMDVFSRLMMDRVIFLGTPIEDQVANIVQAQLLFLQSVDSLKDIQIYINSPGGDVHAGLGIYDTMQIVEPDVATICTGMAASMAAVLLCSGEKNKRSGLKHSRVMIHQPMGGTHGQASDIEITVREILKLKRELYEIIAIHSGSPIEKIEKDADRDYWMTSEEAKKYGMIDEVLKEKVSKKTSE
- a CDS encoding lipopolysaccharide biosynthesis protein, with amino-acid sequence MYKKLVIQTIIYLIGSIFPKIINYAFLKFFTKSLRREEFSLYTDMYALSFIVIGFLSFGLENTYFRFISKKDHNNEVVFSTGFVVQFLITSFFLILSVNSIKYLVSIAGYKNHPEYFFMFFLIIFFDTICILPMAWLRANEMALKYTTINVINILLQSTMIIYMFSFYTQKNTFFSSIFELVNSFTDKTGYIFFANMVSSLSNFLLIMPILFKKVTIRKFNKILAKKMLNYGIPIMLGTIAFSINENLDKILIKRWLSDEINGAYSACYKIASFMSLYIRAFRLGIEPFFFKKSEDADAKYFYEKITYFFIIFGLIFYVLICGNLSILIKFLIDKKYHLAISIIPIVMMGNLFLGIYTNLSIFYKIIDKPIIGTYISLVGVLITVLFNIVFILIPHSSFMIPAWGTLASYGSMVLVLYFWGKKNFLKFFRKTWKIVIHLLFALFLVVYMVHHENRIEISIFLQFLYIIIVFLFEKKNLKNK
- a CDS encoding sugar phosphate nucleotidyltransferase, with the translated sequence MKIIIPMAGEGTRLRPHTLNTPKPLIPIVGKPILKRLIESFSRLIEIFSIKEIVFIIGDLGKKIEKQLIKISNEIGLPGVIYYQEKPLGTADALLKAKKSLNGPIIIAFSDTLFHHEKFRIDAKIDNLIWTKRVQNPHLFGIVKCDPSGLITHFMEKPKNNVSNLAIIGIYYFKNSSLLEQELQYLLDHNIKNEKEYQLTSALENMRKKGIPFFSKEVQKWMDFGNPKKIISSNSKILSLESKKEELIHKKAIIKNSVIIKPCFIGENTTIENSLIGPYVSIGKFTKIKNSNIEKSIIQDHTKIIYANISNSMIGNHTSYIGKTKKVNLGDYSMLNF